The DNA window GGCGCTTTTCCAGCGTTTTTGCGTTAGTCTGCtgttgccattttgttttcagtatttacTTTTTCTATCAACGCACTGTTGTTGTTAATATTTGCAAGGCGACTTTATCTTAACATGATCGAGGAGAGGACCAAGGACCCACACCCAGCACGCATGGCCGAGGATGTGAATGGGGGTGTGCGTTGCGTCTGCCATTCCCTGtgtcatttaaaatcattttgcaAGTTTTGAGCTGACTTTGAGTTTGTCTTTCTGTTCTGTTCCACTTGCCCCAGACTTTCCCCACACGGCTTCCATGCGTCCAATCTTCCGGCTTCGAGTTCAGTTCATGTGCACGGGTTTGTTTCGTTGTAGTTTGCTGGAGTGTCAGAGAAGACAAGCTATCGGAAGGAGGGGATACAAAGCCAGGGGCTCAGTTAGTGTTAAGTCCATCAAGTGAGCAGACAAATAACTGCGTTGGATCCGATTCGATTGCATCTAATTCGTTTATGGCTCCGGCCTACACAAGTGTGTGGCTCACATCACAAAAAAAGATATGTAAGATGGTATAAGCTACACCAGACCTCATTCAGCTAGAATTAACTTTCTGCTCTCCATTACTCACTTCGTTTTATGTTTTTCCAgagcatttttcatttgtcaAATTTCGGTTAAATTAACTTTGCCTTTCCCAGTTTTGTCGAAAATAATATTCTGACCCACTCATAAACCACTTTCAACTTTCGCACTGACAGTACACTCCACTAAATCATAAAAAGAGATGAAAATATGATGTGTCCCGGTCCATAAACCATTTGAGAAGAATCAACAAAAAGCAAGTCAAGCTCCCGTTCCGAGGACATTCATATTTTCCCACCGGTTCGGGGGTCCATAAAACTCCTGGCGAGAGTGCGACCATTTCTGGTTAGGGCCCCCACATATGAGCCATAAAAGAGTAACAACAAATActgaaattgttattaaataacaACATAACAATATCTAATTTCaacaggaggaggaggtggagggtGTGGGCcgaataatatttaataaatttcgtTAGATAGGTTAAAGGTATAATACGGGGAGTGTATCTGGGGACCTGGGAGGTCGTAACCATTGCATATTCTTCCCATGGGGTGCCCATTGTGGCCCATTGTTGCCATGGCTGCCAGTTGGAGGCTCCGCCAGACGGCCTATTAACCACATTTtaagcataattgaatttcgtGCATAAATTTCGGTTTATGGGTCGTCGCAGGGAGACCACAACCCGGCCAGATTATTACATTATTTactgggtgtgtgtgtgcacgaAAGAGACGGCCAGATGCCGTGCAAGAGAGGGGGGACCAGGTGGCGCCACCAGACGACAGGGGCATCAATTTTTCATGATTCCACGTTTCTGTTGTTTCATGCTTTTTTCCCGCTTTTTGAAATGGTTCACTGCCCCCCGCTGCCGTCGCTGTTGCTGAAAGccccaaaaatatttattaaatttctttttacgATATAAACACAAACATGGCCCCAAACACGAGCGAGTACTGGAATAAGCCAAGCAATTGGTTGCAGTCTCGCCTCTAATATGTTTTGGGGTTAGCAAAGAGAGAGGGACAGAATTGTATAGGGATCCCAGATTAGTGAGTTAGAACCTAAATTGATTGCCCAATTGGTTGAATGAATAATGGGATCCGCAAATAAGAGTCAAATGCATTAGTTTCTTTgatatttcttgtttttgaataGAATAAGTACGCACGGGTTTTCCCTATCAAACTTGTACGACTCTTCAAGTTTTACCTTAAAATCATGACTGACTAGCTGACTGAAAATCAACTCAGATTAGCCCTGCGAAATCAGAGGTCTAAATCAAACCCTTCTTACCACAACACTCATAATCCTTTAACAGTGATACAGCTATCTTTATGATACAACACGGGTATGTCTCAATCGAAAAGATAGTCTTGGAGTTTCAAGAATCCATACTCCTATTCTCACAGATTTCCGATTGAGATCAACTGGAAAAACTTCTGTGGCGGAACAAACAAATCTTTGGCCCCCAAGCTGGCGAAACCAAAGTTTCCAAACAAACAATTGCCGCTCCATTTAACCGACTTTCCCCACTGAATCACACATATGCTGGAGTCATATGTTAACCCTCAAAGcgttgccaaaaaaaaaggaaaggaaagaaaactGTGAAATGGGGTAAAAAATACAAGTATGTTCAGCGAAAGTTCATTGCCGCTTTTTAGGCGCCAACAGAAGCTTACTGCGAAAAATTTCacagaacaaaaaaatgccAGCCAGAACACGAACACAGGCAACACATCAACTTTTTATTAGCTGCAAAATAAACACGTGGGGTGGTGAGAAGAGGGCGGGATTTTGGTTGGCTGCAGAATCCGAGAGCAAGacgcaaacagcaaacaaacagcCGACAACACAAAACGCAAACAGTGGCGGCAAGAGTTGagtaacaaatatttacagcGCGGTACAAGCTGGCCCAACTGCCACCCAACACCCACCACCCATTTTAGTCCGGCTatttgcctttgttgttggttAAGACAGTGCCAAGGACCCACAGTCAATGTCGAGGTCCTCGCCGCGGTCCTTCGCGACTTAATAAATCTTATTAAAGTGCGCACAGCCTCTAAAATATGctacgtttttattttccgctgttcgtttcgtttttcgGCCAACGCCACACCGCGGCATTTGAACGACCATTTAGAGGCCTACTGGAAGGGAAGTGGGTCTGTCTACCTCGCGTTTGctttacataaatttatttctcACTCCGCCACGAGGACTATTTGGCATCAAGGATGGTGGGCAGGAGGGTCACACCCGGCTTTAATGTACATCAATTTGGGTTGATTGTCGACCATAACAGCGGGTTGCAGGGAATTACAATCGGGTGTTGGTCGCGGTGGAAAATGTTTAgccaaaaaatgttattacaTATTATGAGTGCCAGTAAGAAAGCTTGTTCCTTGATTTATGGGCAACCGTAGCTACCTTTTGCACTACTTAAGTAACAAGGACATGGCAAGTGAACTATACAGACATAGAACTCAGTAGTTTGCCACCAGAAGGTACAAGAAATTTAGGGTTTTTCATGTTTGCATCACATGACTGTATCGTAATTAACTACACCAATTACTTGCATGTATCATTATGtttagcaacaacaaacattttCACAATCCCGCCGAAAGGACATTGGTTTCCCCACATTGGGTTTCCATTAGGGGTTTTGGATTGGGAATGGTAGCGGGGGTCCATAAATTTGCGGTCTTAATTCAGTTGAGCAGGCCGCCCTCTATTTGGTTTCGCTGCTTTTTTTGCCGGCTCCCCCTTAATCGCGCTAAATTAGATATAAGTCGATGTTCATGGCCCAAAACGCTGCGAATGCCAAAAACGTGGCTAAACACCCAACTTGTGATTTGCTCTGCTCATTCGCTTGGGCATCTAGAACAAATTATCGaattagtttgtttttgtggtcGGCCAGTTTTTATTAGCTGTGTAGCGCTGCACTTGGTCAGAGAAATTGATTTCCCTGTTCACAGAACTGGCCGAAACAAGATAATTCCGGACAGTAAATTAAGTTTACCTCGCAGACAGCTGCGAGCGGTCCCCCTAATTGGCAAAGCCATTTCCCTCTATTAAAAGCGGAATTCCCAAGGCACGACTTATCTAATCGCTGACTTGGCCGATACAATCGTCAAGTGTTTTCGGCCCGTCGACCAGGAATTCCCCAGCGAATTGGTCATATTTTTAGTAAGTGGCATTCGTTTGATCCGGATTAAATTTGCAATGGTTAAagaaactttatttaaatttcaaggTGCTTTGAAAAAGTTAAAGTGCCTTTGGCTACAATTCGTCGTCCCAATCGGCGTCATCAGCGTGACTTGTATAACCTTTTGGCAAATCATAATAATTATGGTAAGCATTGCCGAATGCAATCAATCATTGGGCATAGATGGCGTCCAGAGTCCAGTCAGATTGATTGCCCATTGGATTGTGATTGGGATTCGAATTCGAATTGGCACtggggaatggaaatggaatcgCTGTTGACGGATATCATCTCAGGGCCGGAATCGAGCTGTTGACTCAGTGCAGGCCACACACACTCGAATAGTGTTTTTTCAGGGGAATAAGTTTCCACGTGTCGCCGAATCCTTTTTGGCTCATCCTTTTCCTGCCGGCTCCATTTTGCTTCTTATAAAGGGGTCTTCCGCCGCCTTGTCGCCGTCGACTGTCCATTGTCGTCTGAATAAACATTATGGCCGTGCTGCTGGCTGACCGGCGAGCAGATTTCTTTTGTCACGACTCAGGAATCCACGGACAACCATATACTTTTCGTGGACCAGCTCGAAGAGCTCCTGCTGGAAGTAGCCGTGCTCCAGAAAGCGCGCATCCTTGTGGCCTCGCCGCCGTATTTGCTTATCCCTCAGCCGAAACTCGCGCCACAGCATCTGGATGTGCAGCCATTTTTTGGCAATGAAGTCCAGCGTTTTTCGCTCGGATGGCGTTTTCTTGTAGTTCGAGAACGCGTGGAAGAGGAAATTCGCACtgatttgctgctgcaacgccAATTGGTCCAACGCAAGGATATTGCCCTCGTCCTTGTGACCCGCCATCAGCGAATAGCTGGCGCCCAGCTTTAGTGCGACAATGTTCGGCATTTTTTGGCTGTTTAATTTATCGCTCGCACTGccaattattataatttattcgCCGGCCGCGGTTTGttcaataattttaattaatactATTACTTTCTCTGCACTGCACAGCGCCTGTGTGTTCGGCAGAATCTCTGCAACTAAATGTTGGGCACCAAGTGCTGTGTTTTTATAGCGATACCAATTCGACTTTGATAAA is part of the Drosophila yakuba strain Tai18E2 chromosome 2R, Prin_Dyak_Tai18E2_2.1, whole genome shotgun sequence genome and encodes:
- the LOC6529814 gene encoding uncharacterized protein LOC6529814, whose translation is MPNIVALKLGASYSLMAGHKDEGNILALDQLALQQQISANFLFHAFSNYKKTPSERKTLDFIAKKWLHIQMLWREFRLRDKQIRRRGHKDARFLEHGYFQQELFELVHEKYMVVRGFLSRDKRNLLAGQPAARP